The Novipirellula aureliae genomic interval AGTCCGGCTCGACGCTGCTCATATCCCAAACGCGAATCGTTCCGTCACGGCTGCTGGTGGCAATGCGATGAGCGACGCGGTCGAGGGAAACGTTGTGGACGGCTGAGGAATGCCCACGAAGGGTTGTGATCGGCTTACCACTTTCTAAATCCCAAACCCGGGCCGCGCCTCCCTGTTCGCCGGTGACCAAGTGTGTGCCTTCGCCACAGAAGGAAACGCCCCAAATATCTCCTTCGCTTCCCTTTAGATTCGATACCTCTTTGCCTGTATCCGTGTTCCAAACACGAACATTGGCGTTCCAACCTACCGAGGCAATCAATGAGCCTTTGGGAGCAAATCTGACGCCGTAGATCGGGCCGTCGTGGCCTGACATCGCGTTACGTTCCACTAGTGTTTCAGCATCAAAGATGCGAACAACCTTGTCACTTCCAACACTTGCAATCAGCTTGCCGTCACTTGAGTAGTCGACACCGAGGATCGAACCCGGATGGTTTTTACTTGCGACTTCTTCGCCACTATCGATGTCGTAGACGTGGATCGTACCTTCACGGTCGCCCGCGACGATTCGGCTACCATTGGGCGAAAACACCGCGGTGCGAACGGAATTCATCGCCTTCCACTCTTTGACAAGTTCAAAGTTTTTCGAATCCCAAATTCTTACCGTTTCATCGTCGCCACTGGTCATCAACAATGGTCGTGTGGGATGGTACGCAACCATCCATACAATGCCACGATGCGCATTGAAACTTTTCAGCAGTTTCTGGTTGTCGATATCCCATATCCGCACACTTCCATCTTCGATTGCCGCTGCTAATTGTTTGCCATCCGGCGCGAAATCGGAGGACCAAACCACTCCCGGATTATCGGGTAAGACAACCGAAGGGAAGTCATCGCCAGCGTCGGAGCGTAGCATTAGGATGCTTGCAACCACTAAGCTAAGCACCCCAAACGCGCCCGCGAACCATGCCGCCATCACCCAACGACGCTCCAAACGACGGTAGCTTCCCGAAAGTTTCTTCACTTCGCGAGCAGCCACGGCGGGAACTTGCAGAGGCGAAATGGGGCCATATCCGTTGACAATGGACGCCAGCGCCGTGGCGACGGCCGGAGCCGACTCAGGCCGGTCATCAGGTTTCTTCGCTAGTAGCGACATGATCAGATCCGACAAGGGACGGGTGATTCCAGCATTGACTTTGTGCGGCGGATCGGGAATGGTGTTCATGATGTTTTGCATCACTCCAAGCGCCGACGGCGCTTGGAAGGGGGCCACGCCGGTGGCCATTTCGTACATCACCGCACCGAGCGAAAACAGATCGCTCCGTTCATCGGCAGATTCGCCCAACGTTTGCTCGGGTGACATATAAAGCGGCGTACCGGTGACCATGCCTGTCTTGGTCAGCTTTACATCGTCGGTCGCTCGCGCGAGTCCAAAATCGGTCAACTTTACGCGGTCCGTTTCCGCCTCGATCATGATGTTCGCCGGTTTGATGTCGCGGTGAACCATCTCTCGCTTGTGCGCCGCCGATAAACCCGCCGCAACCTGCATCCCGATCCTAGCGACGTCATTGGGCGGCAGCGGTTGGCCATCACGCATACGGCTTTCCAGCGTATCACCTTCGATCAGTTGCATGACCAAATAGGCGACCTCGCCTTCCTGGGCCTTGGCAACTTGGTACATCGGCACAACGTGTTCGTGTGAAATCGCGGCCGCAGCTCGTCCTTCACGACAAAACCGTTGCTTAGCAATGTCGTTGGCTTGATATTGAGGATTCAGCACCTTGATCGCAACGCTCCGATGCAAATGGGTATCAAACGCATCTAGTACGATCCCCATTCCGCCGCGTCCGATCACACGAGCGATCTGGAAATGATGTAGCTTGCCGATATAGGCGGGGTCGTCCGAGGGTTCAAGAAAATCAAGATCGCCCACAGGCGAGGATTTTGCCAGCGTCTCAAGCGACGACGGATCTTTCGTGAAATCCGCTACCTGACCGCTCAAAAGATCCTTTTCAACGAGAGTCATCGCCTGCCAATAATTCGACTCGTTCGGTGGGTTCAAATCGCGTGCAGCAGCCACCAGAGATTCGACAGGGATTTCTCCTGTTGCCTCGGTTTGTAGAGTCGTCTGACACGCCGTACAGTCCCCCACGTGATCGGTCAATCGATCGTTGTCTTGATCCGACAACGTGCCACGGATCAAACCACTGAGTTGTGCGATGGTGGGACAAGCGGTTGGTATAGGCATGATAGATTTTTACAGAAACGTATTGTCGTAGATCTTGTTAAAATTCTTCCGCGAGCAGTCGTTCAATCTCGCTACGCAGTTTCGCCGTCACTCGGCTACGCGCAACATAGACCGCTCCTTTCGACAAGCCAATTTTCGCACCAACCTCCTCTGCCGAGCGTCCTTCGATCGCAGTCAACTCAAACGCAGCCCAGGTGTTGGGTTCGATCGTTGGTTTCAAAGTTTCCATCGCGACCGCGGCCAGTTGTCGTTGGTGTTCGAGTTCCCATTGAGCATCCAAGTCGCTGCGTCCATCACTCGCTTGGCCAAGCATTTCGTGTTGGTCGGTTTCATTGCCAATTGGCCCTAATCGTTTTCGCTTTGCAAAATAGGTCGACAACTTATTGCGAGTGATCGTGAACAACCAAGCTCGAAAGCCGCCTTTTTCTTTCTGATAGTCGAGTCGATCAATCGCCATCCCAACGCTTCGCATCACATCCTGAACTAAATCGGAAGCATCCGCATCCTGCAAGCCTCGACTACGAGCAAAACGATAAATCATTGGGCCGTAGTCGCGAACAAATTCGCTCCAAGCATCCCCATTGCCTCGATCGCGGAGTCGCAGCAATAACGTCGATCGCGTTGGTGGGGATCCTGTCATACAATGCCTCGGGTGAAAAGAATGGACACGCTGCATTGTAACCATTAATTATCAGCCGGCGAAGTCGACACGATCCCAATGCGAGCGGAGCACTGATACGCCCCGCTACGCCAGGGGCTCATGCCGGGCTTTCTTGCCTATCCGCTTCGACAACGTTCTCAGCAAAACTCTGGTATGCATTACCGACTTGCGTGGCCATCGAATCAGGCCAAGCGTGAAAATGGCCATCGGCGATGGCGTCAAAAATCGCTGTCGCGACTAAATCGGGTGATTCCGCGATCTTGTCGAAGCCCGCTGCAGCTCCCATTTCGGTGTCAATCGGCCCAGGATGAACGCTGACGACATGCGTACCTTGTTCGCTGAGCGAGCCTCGCAACCCCTGGGTAATCGCATAGCTAGCCGCCTTCGACGCGCAATAGGTCGCGAAATGGGGAAAGGTCTTGACGGACGCGACGCTATTGAGCTGTGCGAATGCTCCACCACCGTTCGCTTTCAAGACGGGAGCAAACGCTTGTGCGACCCGTATCAGGCCGTAAACATTCGTATTCATCTCAAACTGTAAATTTTCGATCGCATCGCCCGCGACCGCCGAAGCCGTCTTCATCACTCCCGCATTATTAACGACGACGTCAACATCCGTTGCGGTCTCTGCCGCAGCTACGATCGATGCAGGGTCATTCAAATCAAGCCGAATCGGTACGACCCGATCTCCATATTCAGCAACCAGCGGGTTGGCGGAATCGACGTTTCGCACGGCTGCATAGACCTTCACTGCTCCCCGGCGAATTGCCTCCTTCAGAATCGCTTTTCCAATCCCGCGATTCGCCCCAGTCACCAAAACGGTTTTGTTCTTTATGTCAAATGCCATCGATTTTATTCCTTTGTCGTCGCTGTTTTGCTGTATTTCCCCACGATCGTGGTTCTCAAAAGGGATTACCAGCCAATTCCAGTGATCTTACAGGAATCTCGAAAAAAACTTCTTGTCATTTCAACGCGGAACACGCTGTCCAACGCCTAGTGCATTTTGATTTTTGATGTGGCTGGGGCTTCCAGCCCCAGTTGAGAAGAATGCTGCGACTGGAAGCCACAGCCACTAAACACGCAGCCTACGGCATTCTGCAAAATGCTCTAGTGCATTTCGTTTTTTCGTAAGACGGGCATGGTTTGCTCAAAAGCTTCGTTTTTGAGCGGATTCAAGGTTATCCCCTTTTCGTTCCTACGTTCGTCAAATACGCCAACGGCGTTAAACAACACAGCCCAGGGTTAAGGTTTTGCGAGCGAAGCATAGCAAACCGCAACCCTGGGATTGGGACGCGACCACGCCCCCGTTCCCGCTTGATCGTCCCCAATGCGTTAGTCAGCCTGTTTCGGCACGACGGATTTCCATCCCGCATTCAGTTGTGCAGCAAGTTGGACTACGACTTCGCGGTTTTCCTTTTGGTCGGCGACGTTGTTGTTTTCTTGGGGATCCAATTGAAGGTCGTAAAGTTCTCGAGCAACGATTTCGTTGTCGTTCTTTTTCTTCCATTCGACGTAGCGATATCGTTCGGTTCGGATACATCGGCCCATATAGGCCACGTTGTCCGGAGCGATCCAGATTCCATCACGCAAAAACTGGCTGAAAACCGCCTCCTTCCATGGCAGGTCGCATTTTTCAAGTAGCGGGGCAAAGCTATTTCCTTCGAGTTCCTCACGCAATGGCACATCGGCCAATTCGCACAAAGTAGGGTAGACATCAACGAACTCGACCAGTCGATCACACTGTTTCCCATTTTCCTTTGCGTCCGGTGCGCGAACGATCAACGGCACATGCGTGTCGATTTCATAATTGGTCATCTTGCACCAACTATTGTGCTCTCCAAGCTTCCAGCCATGGTCGCCCCACAAAACGACAATGGTGTTTTTATCGAGATTGAGGTCTTTCAATGTATCAAGCAACCGACCAACTTGAGCGTCGATGTAGCTGACCGATGCAAGGTAACCGTGCTTTAACAACCGAGCCTGGTCGTCAGGGAACGAGCCTTCATGCGGGCGAGGTTGATGTTCGAAGTCTGTATAACCGCGAATTTCTCGAGCGGTATTAACGGCCATGATTGGAGCGTTTTTCGGAAGAAAACGATTTTCCGCCAAGCGAATCTTATCGCGATCGTACATGTCCCAATACCGTTTCGGGACATTGAATGGAAGATGCGGCCGATAGTATCCAACCGCCAGGAAGAACGGTTTGTCACCGCTTGCCAATTTGCCCATTTTCTCGATCGCGACAGAGGTCTGGGCACCATCGAAATAGGCGTCATCTGGAAGGTCGACGTTTTCCGTCGCAACATGCTTGAGATACCACTTGCCAAAGGGGTCGATTCGACGCGTATCTCCTTCGGCAATCAATTCCTGCTTCCGCTGTTCAAGCCAAGCCACGTTTTCCTTGGCGCGATAGACTGCGTCGGGATCAAAAGGATAGCCGTCAATATTGAGCTTGGGTTCGCTCCATGAACCGGGATCCTGAATGTCGTTGTGAAAAATCTTGCCGATTCCGACGGCATGGTAGCCGTTTTTCATGAACTGCTGCGTAAGCGTTACAGCATCGGGCTTGGCCGTACGGAAATCGGTACTCAAATCCCAAACTCGAATCGTGTCTGGGCGCAGTCCCGTCATTAAACTGGCTCGCGATGGATTGCAAACCGCTTGTTGACAATACGCCCGTGTGAACGTCACTCCGGATTCAGCCAACCGATTGATGTTTGGACTCTTGGCGATCGTTGAACCATAACATCCAAGTTCCGGACGTAAATCGTCAATGGCAATGAACAATACGTTGGGTGAGGTCTCCTCCGAAGGCTCCGCACCTACAGATACCGCCCCCAAAAAGGAGAAGGTGAAGCCGATGAGTGTGAAGCGTACAAAAGTTGGTATCATCGTTCTCGTCTTCATTTGTTCTTGCGTTTGAAAATGGTACTTAGCGGGATGTCGATCGGGTGCGATGAACCATCGTCAACGACGGATAGCCCATCACTTACTTTTTCACTCACTTTTTAGAGCCATACCTTCGGCCCTCATTTCTCGCCACAGGGCAATCATGTCCTTTTTCATAGCTGCAACGATCTCTGGCTTTTCTGCTGCAAGGTCATGTTCCTGCTGAGGATCATCGATCATATCGTAGAGTTCAAAACGATCGGGATCGGAGCTGACGAACCAAGTCTTTAGGCCTAAGCCTTCGTCTTTTCGGGGGAGCCAGCCAATCAGCGTGTAATTCTTGTTACGCATCGCGATCTGGGGCATGCGGAAGTAGGTATCGCCGTGGTGCGGATAAAACCAGATGGACGGGACGTTGCGATCAACCTTCTTATTCAAGAAAGCGTTGAAGGCGTCAATGCCATCGATGGGGCGATCCGATGGGACGGGAGCGCCGGCTAGTTTACAAAACGTTGGCAGAAAATCAGTGCCATTAAACAGGCTATCACTGATAAGACCTGCAGGAATAACACCCGGCCATCGGGCAATACCCGGTACGCGGTGGCCCCCCTCGTAAGGATAGCGTTTCATACCTTTTAGATCGCCAGGAGTACCGAAACACTTGTCTCGAATCGGATCTTCCCACTGACCTAGCGATTCTTCCAAGGTGACGGGTGTTTCAGGGCCATTGTCACTGGTCAAAATAACCAGGGTATTTTCCTTGAGTCCCAGGCTATCCAAGGTTTGCATCAGGCGTCCCAAGGCATCATCGAGTTGATTGACCGTTCCGTAGTACTCTTTCTTGTATTGAGAGATGTCCCGTTTGGGACGTTCCACGTCACCGTACTGCGTTTGTTTCTCAAGTCTTTCTGTGTTCGGAGTATCATACAGGTCGCTGTATTCGCGCGGGGGGGAAATCGGTGTGTGCGGTTCATGTGAGCACAGGTACATAAAAAAGGGCTTGTCTTTGTCGCGTTTGTTCTTAAGCCAATCCGAGGCCTGGTCGACGATAACATCGCAATACCAGCCGTCTACCTTGCCTACCGGTTCGCCATTGCGGTAAAACTTGCCCGCATCTTTGGGGCCGTCAAAAGCATTTAACGTAGTGCCCATCCAGTAATCAAAGCCCTGGTCACCGGGCCCCGGTTCATCGCGGCTATTCTTTTCCAGGGCAGAGAGGTGCCACTTGCCCCAGAAACTGGTTTCATAGCCCTTGCTCTGCAATATCTCTGCAATTGTCAATTCATTGTCACGGAGATGGGTATCTCTACCTTGAATATAAAAGAAACCACTGCGGTAAGGATTCCGCCCCGTCAGAAGGGCGGAGCGTGAAGGCGAACAAACCGTCCCACCTGCATGGCAGTCGGTCAGCCGAACACCCTCAGAGGCTAATTGGTCCATGTGCGGGGTCTTAATGATGGGATTGCCATAGCAGCCCAGGTCACCGTAACCCAAATCGTCAGCCAGAAACACCAGAATATTAGGAGGGGAAATACGATTGGGTTGTGCGACGGCCTCGGTGCCGCCAACGGCCATCGTGGCTACGACCGCCATGATCAATACGCAGTTGTTCATACTTGCCTCTAGAGTTTTAGACCTGGATGGACCTCAGTCTGCCCCCCCAACAGTGCCGTGTCTGTTGTGGATCAGCGTGTCTCGAATGCCTAGGTCAGAATTGATGAAACCATGCTAGTGCATTTTGGTAAACAATGCTCTAGTGGATTTGTCACAATTTGATTTTATCAACGGTCAGTTCTAACCCTCTCATTTTTATCTCTGTGCCTTCGTGCCTCAGTGAGAGCCCTCCAACACCCAGTCCAACATTCCCCGAATCGTCAAATCGATCCGAGATATTATTTCTGACCCCCCGTGAAGCGTTCCCCTTGTATTACGAGGCTGCGTGATGGGTTCTCAAGGAGGCACGAAGGCACAGAGGAAAAAAGATGAATGAGAATCAGATTGGAACAATCGTTGTGGATTGCGCGGTCAAACTACATAAATCACTCGGTCCTGGCTTGCTGGAAACCGTTTATGAAGCTGTTCTGGCAAAGCAGCTTCAGCAAGCTGGACTATCTGTTCATCGACAACTACCGATTCCGATCGAGTTTGCTGGGATGAGATTCGATGAGGGATTCCGGGCCGACATCATCGTCAATGAACTGGTAATCCTGGAATTGAAGTCCGTTGAAAAAACTCATCCGGTCCACAAAAAACAACTCCTCACTTACCTTAGGCTCACAAACTTAAAACTAGGTTACCTACTAAACTTCGGTGACGAACTGATGAAAGACGGAATCACTCGAATCATCAACGGTCAGCTCTAACGCTCCCTCCTTAATCTCCGTGCCTTTGTGCCTCTGTGAGAGCCCCTCCAATCCCCAGTCCAACAATCCCCGAATCGTCAAATCGATCCGAGACATTATTTCTGATCCCCGCGAAGCGTTCCCCTTGTATTACGAGGCCGCGTGATGGGTTCTCACAGAGGCACGAAGGCACAGAGGAAAAAAGATGAATGAGAATCCGATTGGTAATCCTGGAACTGAAGTCCGTTGAAAAAACTCATCCGGTCCACGAAAAACAACTCCTCACTTACCGTAGGCTCACAAACTAAAAATAGGTTGCCTACTGAACATCGGTGACGAATTGATGAAAGCCGGAATCACTCGAATCATCAACGGTCAGCACTAACCCTCCCATTTTAATCTCCGTGCCTTGGTGCCTCTGTGAGAGCTCCTCCAATCCCCAGTCCAACAATCCCCGAATCGTCAAATCGATCCAAGACATTATTTCTGATCCCCGCGAAGCGTTCCCCTTGTAATACGAGGCCGCGTGATGGGTTCTCACAGAGGCACGAAGGCACAGAGGAAAAATATGAATGAGAATCCGATTGGTAATCCTGGAACTAAAGTCCGTTGAAAAAACTCATCCGGTCCACAAAAAACAACTCCTCACTTACCGTAGGCTCACAAACTAAAAACAAGGTTACCTACTAAACTTCGGTGACGAACTGATGAAAGCCGGAATCACCCGAATCATCAACGGTCAGCTCTAACCCTCCCTCTTTAATCTCCGTGCCTTCGTGCCTCAGTGAGAGTCCTTCCATCCCCAGTCCAACATTCCCGGAATCACCCGAATCATCAACGGTCAGCACTAACCCTCCCTTTATAATCTCCGTGCCTTTGTGCCTCTGTGAGAGCCCCTCCAATCCCCAGTCCAACAATCCCCGAATCGTCAAATCGAGCCGAGACGTCATGTCTGGCTTCTCGAAGCGTTTCCTGCACGCGAATGCCTTGATGCGTTCAAGGATGGTATCATTGATGATTCTGGCTAGCCCTCGTCAATCCTCTATTGGCCCTGGTCTACATCCGCCCATTGCCGCGGTTCCATCGGAAGAAACAAAATCGAAAGCCTACGTTGCCTAACGATCTTTCCAGTCGCCCTTGTAAACGGACTCAAAAAAATGCTCTGGATCGTCTAACTTTCGCTCATTGGATTTCACCCTGGAATTCGAACCAATCTTTTCCTTAACGATTGAAAATGGAGTGTAGGTTAGCATCAAAAAGTTGCCTTGATCTGCAAAAAACTCGCACTCTGATCCACTAATTAGGTTGGCCCCTTGCTTCATGGTTCCCGAAAATCCTTTCATCCCGGAACGAGTAACTTCTTGGGGATTGTTTATTTTGTCCCGCATGGCAATGACAGTTGCTTCCGCTAGAGCCGTCGCGTCTTGGCTGCCAGAAAACTTTGTCACCACCAAGGAGTAGTTGGATCCCGTTACTGTGTTCACAGCCACCATTTCGTAAGCTTTGCGATTAGGAGTATTGATGGGTTGCGATTTCCGAATTCTTCCTGGGGGCACATCCACCTGGTAGCCCTCTAGTCCCCTGGTTTCCCGGCTAACAGCCTTGGAATACCCATAGATGGCAAGCCCACCCACCACACCACCGCAAAGCAAGATCGTCACGAACGCCAATCCTCCAACAATCGCCGCAATCTTTAATCCTGTGCTCCTACCCGATTTAGCCTTGGGTTTTCGCGACGGCGGTTTTGCGGGGCCGGGCGACCGATAGGCAGGTATGTGACCGGTTGGTGCTGGGAACGAAGCGGCGTTGCTCGCTGGAATTCCCGAAAAATCGTCGAAGGGATTCTCCGACTTTACAGGTGTGGCAACCCGGGAAGGCTGGACAGACGCTTGCCCCATTTGGGCAGCCGGCTTTTTTGGCGCCGCAATTTGAAGCACCTTGGCACATTTGGGGCATTTGACTTTCCCGGATTTCATGTCACTGGGTAACAGCATGATAGTTTCGCACTGTGGGCATTTAACCTGTCGCTTGCTCATGATGACACTCTAGTTTTTTTCGGATCAGTCCAAGGCTCGAGTAAATTCGAATCGACACCCTGTACTCCAGTGGGGGCCCAAGCAATCCCAATGCCGCTGGGGCAAGACTAACACAATAGGCATTGAGCCTTTGCATGCAGTCTCGCCATTTGGCGGAATGATTTAGGGAATTGCAGGCAGATTCCGGCTGTAGCCGAGACTACAAACGAGTGTGACTCGAAGCCGGATTTAGCGGGGCCGTCCGGGAAATGCGTGGATTCACTAGGATTCTATGCAAAGGAGAATCGCCCTGCAAGACGAAGCTCTGGCTCCTCCAACTGCGTCGTCGCAGTCAAAAGGGTCGAGCGGATTGGCCTTGGGTCCGAATGAACCGGCCGGTCAAACGGTATCTACCACAGGCCATCATCGCCAATGAACTGTTAATCTTGGAACGGAAGTCCGTTGAAAAAACTCCTTAAGCTCACAAACTTAAAACGAGGTTGCCTACTGAACATCGGTGACGAACTGATGAAAGCCGGAATCACCCGAATCATCAACGGTCAGCTCTAACCCTCCCTCTTTAATCTCCGTGCCTTCGTGCCTCAGTGAGAGTCCCTCCCAATCCCCAGTCCAACATTCCCCAAATCGATTCGAGATATTATTTCTGACCCCCGCGAAGCGTTCCCCTTGTAATACGAGGCTGCGTGATGGGTTCTCACAGAGGCACGAAG includes:
- a CDS encoding GxxExxY protein, producing the protein MRIRLVILELKSVEKTHPVHKKQLLTYRRLTN
- a CDS encoding RNA polymerase sigma factor, which codes for MTGSPPTRSTLLLRLRDRGNGDAWSEFVRDYGPMIYRFARSRGLQDADASDLVQDVMRSVGMAIDRLDYQKEKGGFRAWLFTITRNKLSTYFAKRKRLGPIGNETDQHEMLGQASDGRSDLDAQWELEHQRQLAAVAMETLKPTIEPNTWAAFELTAIEGRSAEEVGAKIGLSKGAVYVARSRVTAKLRSEIERLLAEEF
- a CDS encoding WD40 repeat domain-containing serine/threonine protein kinase; this encodes MPIPTACPTIAQLSGLIRGTLSDQDNDRLTDHVGDCTACQTTLQTEATGEIPVESLVAAARDLNPPNESNYWQAMTLVEKDLLSGQVADFTKDPSSLETLAKSSPVGDLDFLEPSDDPAYIGKLHHFQIARVIGRGGMGIVLDAFDTHLHRSVAIKVLNPQYQANDIAKQRFCREGRAAAAISHEHVVPMYQVAKAQEGEVAYLVMQLIEGDTLESRMRDGQPLPPNDVARIGMQVAAGLSAAHKREMVHRDIKPANIMIEAETDRVKLTDFGLARATDDVKLTKTGMVTGTPLYMSPEQTLGESADERSDLFSLGAVMYEMATGVAPFQAPSALGVMQNIMNTIPDPPHKVNAGITRPLSDLIMSLLAKKPDDRPESAPAVATALASIVNGYGPISPLQVPAVAAREVKKLSGSYRRLERRWVMAAWFAGAFGVLSLVVASILMLRSDAGDDFPSVVLPDNPGVVWSSDFAPDGKQLAAAIEDGSVRIWDIDNQKLLKSFNAHRGIVWMVAYHPTRPLLMTSGDDETVRIWDSKNFELVKEWKAMNSVRTAVFSPNGSRIVAGDREGTIHVYDIDSGEEVASKNHPGSILGVDYSSDGKLIASVGSDKVVRIFDAETLVERNAMSGHDGPIYGVRFAPKGSLIASVGWNANVRVWNTDTGKEVSNLKGSEGDIWGVSFCGEGTHLVTGEQGGAARVWDLESGKPITTLRGHSSAVHNVSLDRVAHRIATSSRDGTIRVWDMSSVEPD
- a CDS encoding sulfatase, with the translated sequence MIPTFVRFTLIGFTFSFLGAVSVGAEPSEETSPNVLFIAIDDLRPELGCYGSTIAKSPNINRLAESGVTFTRAYCQQAVCNPSRASLMTGLRPDTIRVWDLSTDFRTAKPDAVTLTQQFMKNGYHAVGIGKIFHNDIQDPGSWSEPKLNIDGYPFDPDAVYRAKENVAWLEQRKQELIAEGDTRRIDPFGKWYLKHVATENVDLPDDAYFDGAQTSVAIEKMGKLASGDKPFFLAVGYYRPHLPFNVPKRYWDMYDRDKIRLAENRFLPKNAPIMAVNTAREIRGYTDFEHQPRPHEGSFPDDQARLLKHGYLASVSYIDAQVGRLLDTLKDLNLDKNTIVVLWGDHGWKLGEHNSWCKMTNYEIDTHVPLIVRAPDAKENGKQCDRLVEFVDVYPTLCELADVPLREELEGNSFAPLLEKCDLPWKEAVFSQFLRDGIWIAPDNVAYMGRCIRTERYRYVEWKKKNDNEIVARELYDLQLDPQENNNVADQKENREVVVQLAAQLNAGWKSVVPKQAD
- a CDS encoding SDR family oxidoreductase; the protein is MAFDIKNKTVLVTGANRGIGKAILKEAIRRGAVKVYAAVRNVDSANPLVAEYGDRVVPIRLDLNDPASIVAAAETATDVDVVVNNAGVMKTASAVAGDAIENLQFEMNTNVYGLIRVAQAFAPVLKANGGGAFAQLNSVASVKTFPHFATYCASKAASYAITQGLRGSLSEQGTHVVSVHPGPIDTEMGAAAGFDKIAESPDLVATAIFDAIADGHFHAWPDSMATQVGNAYQSFAENVVEADRQESPA
- a CDS encoding GxxExxY protein gives rise to the protein MRIRLVILELKSVEKTHPVHEKQLLTYRRLTN
- a CDS encoding GxxExxY protein, which encodes MNENQIGTIVVDCAVKLHKSLGPGLLETVYEAVLAKQLQQAGLSVHRQLPIPIEFAGMRFDEGFRADIIVNELVILELKSVEKTHPVHKKQLLTYLRLTNLKLGYLLNFGDELMKDGITRIINGQL
- a CDS encoding sulfatase family protein; the encoded protein is MNNCVLIMAVVATMAVGGTEAVAQPNRISPPNILVFLADDLGYGDLGCYGNPIIKTPHMDQLASEGVRLTDCHAGGTVCSPSRSALLTGRNPYRSGFFYIQGRDTHLRDNELTIAEILQSKGYETSFWGKWHLSALEKNSRDEPGPGDQGFDYWMGTTLNAFDGPKDAGKFYRNGEPVGKVDGWYCDVIVDQASDWLKNKRDKDKPFFMYLCSHEPHTPISPPREYSDLYDTPNTERLEKQTQYGDVERPKRDISQYKKEYYGTVNQLDDALGRLMQTLDSLGLKENTLVILTSDNGPETPVTLEESLGQWEDPIRDKCFGTPGDLKGMKRYPYEGGHRVPGIARWPGVIPAGLISDSLFNGTDFLPTFCKLAGAPVPSDRPIDGIDAFNAFLNKKVDRNVPSIWFYPHHGDTYFRMPQIAMRNKNYTLIGWLPRKDEGLGLKTWFVSSDPDRFELYDMIDDPQQEHDLAAEKPEIVAAMKKDMIALWREMRAEGMALKSE